One Massilia sp. 9096 genomic window carries:
- a CDS encoding DUF962 domain-containing protein, protein MDAVRYQSFAAFYPYYLDQHDHRMCRRAHFIGTSLALGAIAQALVSRHAWWLLFALACGYGGAWVGHFFFEKNKPATFGYPLYSFRADWIMYWQMLTGKLSW, encoded by the coding sequence ATGGACGCCGTGCGCTACCAGAGCTTCGCCGCGTTTTATCCCTACTACCTGGATCAACACGACCACCGCATGTGCCGGCGCGCCCATTTCATCGGGACCTCGCTGGCGCTCGGCGCGATCGCCCAGGCCCTGGTCAGCCGGCACGCGTGGTGGCTGCTGTTCGCGCTGGCATGCGGCTACGGCGGCGCCTGGGTGGGCCATTTTTTCTTCGAAAAGAACAAGCCGGCGACCTTCGGCTATCCGCTGTACTCGTTCCGCGCCGACTGGATCATGTACTGGCAGATGCTGACCGGGAAGCTGAGCTGGTAA
- a CDS encoding alpha/beta fold hydrolase: MEFVLGGRFPGRSAYAYTGPGGRGTAGAAAPAIVFIHGAQHDHSVWALQTRAFLEQGWRVLAPDLPGHGRTPGPALASVEAMADWLLALLDGAGVASAVLAGHSMGSLVALEAAARAGARVHGLALLGSAWPMKVSEALLTRAREDEARAIDMVNLWSHAAPLACLPLAPGVCAPAGNRRLMQRMAARNPAQLLHTDLAACNAYAGGVAAASNVTCPTLFILGRHDAMTPPRAARALADALPQAQVLQLDCGHALMTEQAGAVRDALLGFALAAGGGAGTVE; the protein is encoded by the coding sequence ATGGAATTCGTCCTCGGCGGCCGCTTCCCCGGCCGGAGCGCGTATGCCTACACCGGCCCTGGCGGCCGCGGCACGGCCGGCGCGGCGGCGCCCGCCATCGTCTTCATTCACGGCGCCCAGCACGACCACTCGGTGTGGGCGCTGCAAACCCGCGCCTTCCTCGAGCAAGGCTGGCGCGTGCTGGCGCCAGACCTGCCCGGCCACGGCCGCACGCCCGGCCCGGCGCTGGCCAGCGTCGAAGCGATGGCCGACTGGCTGCTGGCGCTGCTCGATGGCGCCGGCGTCGCCTCGGCCGTGCTGGCCGGGCACAGCATGGGCTCGCTGGTGGCGCTGGAAGCGGCCGCGCGCGCGGGCGCACGCGTGCACGGGCTGGCGCTGCTCGGCAGCGCCTGGCCGATGAAGGTGTCGGAGGCGCTTCTGACCCGCGCACGCGAGGACGAGGCGCGCGCGATCGACATGGTCAACCTGTGGTCGCACGCGGCGCCGCTGGCCTGCCTGCCTCTGGCGCCTGGGGTTTGCGCGCCGGCCGGAAACCGGCGCCTGATGCAGCGCATGGCGGCGCGCAATCCGGCGCAGCTGCTGCACACCGATCTGGCGGCCTGCAACGCCTACGCCGGTGGGGTCGCGGCGGCCTCGAACGTGACCTGTCCGACGCTGTTCATCCTCGGCCGGCATGACGCGATGACGCCGCCCCGTGCGGCCCGTGCGCTGGCCGACGCGCTGCCGCAGGCGCAGGTGCTGCAGCTCGACTGCGGCCATGCCTTGATGACCGAACAGGCCGGCGCCGTGCGCGACGCACTGCTCGGCTTCGCCCTCGCCGCGGGCGGCGGCGCCGGCACGGTAGAATGA
- a CDS encoding PLP-dependent transferase, with protein MTGPRLPGFDTLSTHAGHAAASGPAPAAAMLETRIAALDGGVAGIACASAQAALHLAIATIAQAGSHVVAATTLPRAMRDLLAHGLPRFGVETTFVEARDLDAWRGAIRRATRLLVGPTIGGAGLTVLDLPRIGALAHEHGLPLLVDASATTPWLLQPLEHGADLVLHAAAGLLSGHGAAAGGLLVDGGTFDWQRAHEDSGRFAALCEPNPRFDGIVYAEESTVGAFALRARREVLPDFGAAIGPSESGAILHGLETLGMRMERHVAGARRIAAFLAGHGAVAALAYPELDGHPDRALAGTLLARGAGAAIVLRAHGGASAGKRLLDALRLFSPSAPAGGARSHAACLGAHGAGAGAILLSVGLEDADDLIDDLARALKLAHKGD; from the coding sequence ATGACGGGTCCCAGGCTCCCCGGTTTCGACACGCTCTCAACCCACGCCGGCCACGCCGCCGCGTCTGGCCCGGCGCCGGCGGCGGCCATGCTCGAGACGCGCATCGCCGCGCTGGATGGCGGCGTGGCCGGCATCGCCTGCGCCAGCGCCCAGGCCGCCCTGCACCTGGCGATCGCGACCATCGCCCAGGCCGGCAGCCACGTGGTCGCCGCCACCACGCTGCCACGCGCCATGCGCGACCTGCTGGCGCACGGCTTGCCCAGGTTCGGCGTCGAGACCACGTTCGTGGAGGCGCGCGACCTGGACGCATGGCGCGGCGCGATCCGCCGGGCCACCCGGCTGCTGGTCGGCCCGACCATCGGCGGCGCGGGACTGACCGTGCTCGACCTGCCGCGCATCGGCGCGCTCGCCCACGAGCACGGCCTTCCCCTGCTGGTCGACGCCAGCGCCACCACGCCCTGGCTGCTGCAGCCGCTCGAACACGGCGCCGACCTGGTGCTGCACGCGGCCGCGGGGCTGCTGAGCGGCCACGGCGCTGCGGCCGGTGGCCTGCTGGTCGACGGCGGCACCTTCGACTGGCAGCGCGCGCATGAAGACAGCGGCCGCTTTGCGGCGCTGTGCGAACCGAACCCGCGCTTCGACGGCATCGTGTACGCCGAGGAATCGACGGTCGGCGCCTTTGCCCTGCGCGCGCGCCGCGAGGTTCTTCCCGACTTCGGCGCCGCCATCGGTCCGAGCGAGTCCGGCGCGATCCTGCACGGCCTGGAGACGCTCGGAATGCGCATGGAGCGCCACGTCGCCGGCGCGCGCAGGATCGCCGCGTTCCTGGCCGGCCACGGCGCGGTCGCAGCGCTCGCTTATCCGGAACTGGACGGCCATCCGGACCGCGCCCTGGCCGGCACGCTGCTGGCGCGCGGCGCCGGCGCCGCCATCGTCCTGCGTGCGCATGGCGGCGCCTCGGCCGGCAAGCGCCTGCTCGATGCGTTGCGCCTGTTTTCGCCCTCGGCGCCTGCCGGCGGCGCCCGCTCGCACGCGGCCTGCCTGGGCGCGCACGGCGCCGGCGCGGGCGCCATCCTGCTCTCGGTCGGACTGGAAGACGCTGACGACCTGATCGACGACCTGGCGCGCGCGCTCAAGCTCGCGCACAAAGGAGACTGA
- a CDS encoding CBS domain-containing protein, whose translation MKVSEILQVKGDILFTVSPDTALADAAETMAEHDIGSLVVMEYGDLVGMLTFREVIKALHANGGSVGAGTVRRHMDDSPITVTPDTEVNEVRRIMLEKHARYLPVMNARTLLGVISFYDVAKAVLEAQSFENRMLKAYIRDWPAEQAADD comes from the coding sequence ATGAAAGTCTCCGAGATTTTGCAGGTCAAGGGCGACATCCTGTTCACCGTCTCGCCGGACACGGCGCTCGCCGACGCTGCCGAGACCATGGCCGAGCATGACATCGGCTCGCTGGTCGTGATGGAATACGGCGACCTGGTCGGCATGCTGACCTTCCGCGAGGTCATCAAGGCGCTGCACGCCAACGGCGGATCGGTCGGCGCCGGCACGGTGCGGCGCCACATGGACGACAGCCCGATCACGGTCACCCCGGACACCGAGGTCAACGAAGTGCGCCGCATCATGCTGGAAAAGCACGCGCGCTACCTGCCGGTGATGAACGCGCGTACCCTGCTGGGCGTGATCTCGTTCTACGACGTGGCCAAGGCCGTGCTCGAGGCGCAGAGCTTCGAGAACCGCATGCTCAAGGCCTACATCCGCGACTGGCCGGCCGAGCAGGCGGCGGACGACTGA
- a CDS encoding bifunctional diguanylate cyclase/phosphodiesterase, protein MPASNPPDGVAQEEDLVFADEAPAPAHGPADGAAQDKSARAAPDAWRVMVVDDDADVHSTTTFALAGLEVHGRSLQFVHAHSRAQAERLLAHEPELAVILLDVVMEQADAGLHLVRHIRDTLGMHDVRIILRTGQPGYAPEMDAIRGYDINDYRTKSELTRTKLYTSVAAAIRAYQQIRALEDSREALAQVVRANAGLMALHSVDDVAHGILAEASRLLGQHPDGLLCACRRDGPDGPWAVLASAGASAALAPAALLDAGAGPAAAAIARCFATRANTIRDGVLALYLPSKSGVDFAAALPLARPHEPIQPLRRSLLEVFASSIAVSLDNVALMTDLQRAAFYDPLTGLPNRTRLVELLEARLPVDPAAGDGAGADPVLCLVDIDHFAETNDALGHQFGDALLAAVAHRLRARLDARADAGVSLARIGSDVFCVLGPATEVDPHALGALFASPFSIEGQDVRVSATLGLVRLREHEGNGADALKDADIALKRAKTQQRGGHFWFSRSMGVEIRERVRMMHALRSGFTRGELFLNFQPQVDLSRRRAFGAEALLRWRPEDGRLVPPDRFIPIAEYSGLIIEIGEWVLRQACLELMRVRAAGHLDFTMSVNVSQVQFRHPNFLEMVARALADTCAPPECIELEITESMAMEEPGLLIERLAQLKRLGVSIAIDDFGTGFSSLSYLQRLQVDRLKIDRAFVSEITGSARGSSIAEMVIELGRNLGLSIVAEGVEDERQAQILHALGCPLAQGYLFARPLPADQLIEWLDGEALSPAA, encoded by the coding sequence ATGCCCGCATCGAACCCGCCTGACGGCGTCGCGCAGGAAGAGGACCTGGTCTTCGCCGACGAGGCTCCCGCGCCAGCGCATGGTCCGGCCGACGGGGCGGCTCAAGACAAGTCCGCGCGCGCGGCGCCGGACGCATGGCGCGTGATGGTCGTCGACGACGACGCGGACGTGCATTCGACCACCACCTTCGCGCTGGCCGGCCTCGAAGTCCATGGCCGTTCGTTGCAATTTGTCCACGCCCACTCGCGTGCCCAGGCCGAGCGCCTGCTGGCGCACGAACCCGAGCTTGCCGTGATCCTGCTCGACGTGGTGATGGAACAGGCCGACGCCGGCCTGCACCTGGTGCGCCACATCCGCGACACGCTCGGCATGCACGACGTGCGCATCATCCTGCGCACCGGCCAGCCCGGCTACGCGCCCGAGATGGACGCGATCCGCGGCTACGACATCAACGATTACCGCACCAAGTCCGAACTGACCCGCACCAAGCTGTACACCAGCGTGGCGGCGGCGATCCGCGCCTACCAGCAGATCCGCGCGCTGGAAGACAGCCGCGAGGCCCTGGCCCAGGTGGTGCGCGCCAACGCCGGGCTGATGGCGCTGCACTCGGTCGACGACGTCGCGCACGGCATCCTGGCCGAGGCGTCCAGGCTGCTCGGGCAGCACCCGGACGGCCTGCTGTGCGCCTGCCGCCGCGACGGCCCGGACGGTCCGTGGGCGGTGCTGGCCAGCGCCGGCGCCAGCGCCGCCCTGGCCCCGGCCGCCCTGCTGGACGCCGGGGCCGGCCCGGCCGCGGCCGCGATCGCGCGCTGCTTCGCCACGCGCGCCAACACCATCCGCGACGGCGTGCTGGCGCTGTACCTGCCCAGCAAGTCGGGCGTGGACTTCGCCGCCGCGCTGCCGCTGGCGCGCCCGCACGAGCCGATCCAGCCGCTGCGCCGCAGCCTGCTCGAAGTGTTCGCCTCCAGCATCGCCGTCAGCCTGGACAACGTGGCCCTGATGACCGACCTGCAGCGCGCCGCCTTCTACGACCCGCTCACCGGCCTGCCCAACCGCACCCGCCTGGTCGAGCTGCTCGAGGCGCGCCTGCCGGTCGATCCGGCGGCCGGCGACGGCGCGGGCGCCGACCCGGTGCTGTGCCTGGTCGACATCGACCACTTCGCCGAGACCAACGACGCCCTCGGCCACCAGTTCGGCGACGCCCTGCTGGCCGCGGTCGCGCACCGCCTGCGCGCGCGCCTGGACGCGCGCGCGGACGCGGGCGTGAGCCTGGCGCGCATCGGCAGCGACGTGTTCTGCGTGCTGGGACCGGCCACCGAAGTCGATCCGCACGCGCTCGGCGCCCTGTTCGCCAGTCCGTTCTCGATCGAGGGCCAGGACGTGCGTGTCTCGGCCACGCTCGGCCTGGTGCGGCTGCGCGAGCACGAAGGCAACGGCGCCGACGCCCTGAAGGACGCCGATATCGCGCTCAAGCGCGCCAAGACCCAGCAGCGCGGCGGCCATTTCTGGTTCTCGCGCAGCATGGGCGTCGAAATCCGCGAGCGCGTACGCATGATGCACGCGCTGCGCAGCGGCTTCACGCGCGGCGAGCTGTTCCTGAATTTCCAGCCGCAGGTCGACCTGAGCCGCCGGCGCGCCTTCGGCGCCGAGGCGCTGCTGCGCTGGCGCCCCGAGGACGGCCGCCTGGTGCCCCCTGACCGCTTCATCCCCATCGCAGAGTACTCGGGCCTGATCATCGAGATCGGCGAATGGGTGCTGCGCCAGGCCTGCCTCGAACTGATGCGGGTACGCGCAGCCGGCCACCTCGACTTCACGATGTCGGTGAACGTGTCGCAGGTGCAGTTCCGCCACCCGAACTTCCTGGAGATGGTGGCGCGCGCCCTGGCGGACACCTGCGCCCCGCCCGAATGCATCGAGCTGGAGATCACCGAGTCGATGGCGATGGAAGAGCCGGGCCTGCTGATCGAGCGCCTGGCCCAGCTCAAGCGCCTGGGCGTGTCGATCGCGATCGACGACTTCGGCACCGGCTTCTCGTCGCTGTCCTACCTGCAGCGGCTGCAGGTCGACCGCCTGAAGATCGACCGCGCCTTCGTCTCGGAGATCACCGGTTCGGCGCGCGGCAGCAGCATCGCCGAGATGGTGATCGAGCTGGGGCGCAACCTCGGCTTGTCGATCGTGGCCGAAGGCGTGGAAGACGAGCGCCAGGCGCAGATCCTGCACGCGCTGGGCTGCCCGCTGGCCCAGGGCTACCTGTTCGCACGGCCGCTGCCGGCCGACCAGCTGATCGAATGGCTCGACGGCGAGGCGCTCAGCCCCGCCGCCTGA
- the aroC gene encoding chorismate synthase, with protein sequence MSGNTFGKLFSVSTFGESHGPAIGCVIDGCPPGLALSEADIQPELDRRKPGTSRHVTQRQEADSVQILSGVYEGVTTGTPIALLIPNTDQRSKDYGNIAETFRPGHADYAYWHKYGVRDPRGGGRSSARLTAPVVGAGAVAKKWLREQYGTEFMGCMRALGDIEVPFQGWEHVHANPFFAATADADLLARMEAAMDELRRAGDSIGARIDVMARNVPVGLGQPLYDKLDADIAYAMMGINAVKGVEIGAGFASVAQKGSEHGDELTPEGFASNNAGGVLGGISTGQDITVSIAIKPTSSIRTPRRSIDKAGNPVTVETFGRHDPCVGIRATPIAEAMLALVLIDHALMHRAQSGDVRVDTPRIPARIAG encoded by the coding sequence ATGTCCGGCAATACTTTTGGCAAGCTGTTTTCCGTTTCCACTTTCGGCGAGTCGCACGGCCCCGCGATCGGCTGCGTGATCGACGGCTGCCCGCCGGGCCTGGCCTTGTCGGAAGCCGACATCCAGCCTGAGCTCGACCGCAGGAAGCCGGGCACCTCGCGCCACGTCACCCAGCGCCAGGAAGCCGACAGTGTGCAGATCCTGTCGGGCGTGTACGAGGGCGTCACCACCGGCACCCCGATCGCGCTGCTGATCCCCAACACCGACCAGCGCAGCAAGGACTATGGCAACATCGCCGAGACTTTCCGCCCCGGCCACGCCGACTACGCCTACTGGCACAAGTACGGCGTGCGCGACCCGCGCGGCGGCGGGCGCTCGTCGGCGCGCCTGACGGCGCCGGTGGTGGGCGCCGGCGCGGTGGCGAAAAAATGGCTGCGCGAACAGTACGGCACCGAATTCATGGGCTGCATGCGCGCGCTGGGCGACATCGAGGTGCCGTTCCAGGGCTGGGAACACGTGCACGCCAATCCGTTCTTCGCCGCCACCGCCGACGCCGACCTGCTGGCGCGCATGGAAGCGGCGATGGACGAGCTGCGCCGCGCCGGCGACTCGATCGGGGCGCGCATCGACGTGATGGCGAGGAACGTGCCGGTCGGCCTGGGCCAGCCGCTGTACGACAAGCTGGACGCCGACATCGCCTACGCGATGATGGGCATCAACGCGGTCAAGGGCGTGGAGATCGGCGCCGGCTTCGCGTCGGTGGCGCAAAAAGGCTCGGAGCACGGCGACGAGCTGACGCCGGAAGGCTTCGCGTCGAACAACGCCGGCGGGGTGCTGGGCGGGATCTCGACCGGGCAGGACATCACCGTCTCGATCGCGATCAAGCCGACCTCGTCGATCCGTACGCCGCGCCGCTCGATCGACAAGGCCGGCAACCCGGTCACGGTCGAGACCTTCGGACGCCACGACCCCTGCGTCGGCATCCGCGCCACGCCGATCGCCGAGGCGATGCTGGCGCTGGTGCTGATCGACCATGCGCTGATGCACCGGGCGCAGAGCGGCGACGTGCGGGTGGATACGCCGCGTATTCCGGCGCGGATCGCCGGCTAG
- a CDS encoding HDOD domain-containing protein: MNQTATIERSARAEPTLSLLWERIRRRGDMPGFTRAINAILASMRGEDERDFSMTQTVLTDPVLTQKVLRLANSPMYSAFGQRITTVSKAVLVLGTEAIGHLALGLKLIEELAKSSPDSLQAQVEMEKAVLAGMVAQQVAASAASRDPEEAVVCSILHSLGRMMVTFYLPEHWERIVQSGAGESAVHAELGLTLEQIGRATAEHWGLPRNLVAGMRRVQPGERCEGFGHDDWLAALGTMSSQCADSLWNGDEAGVEQIKAIAAGFAPLIGITPDSIVSAVDKAKEEAIADLSIAPLANPPEKRARAAAATRMREAGNRVLLEGVAEMREAVAGATPGQMMSMAIETAYHGLSFTRAFGFLRNRRDGRYGARIGLGDGAKAMLPELVFDDAYEANVFFAALGSDRVIFIENAQDPKFASKLPDWWKGALQDARCFVVIPLCTNGEPVGFIYGDWDDRFPSVYLSQTEFGLLNDLRALVVRTVERRQQVELAAGRA; this comes from the coding sequence ATGAACCAGACTGCAACCATCGAACGCTCGGCGCGCGCCGAGCCCACCCTGTCGCTGCTGTGGGAGCGCATCCGCCGGCGCGGCGACATGCCCGGCTTCACGCGCGCCATCAACGCCATCCTGGCCTCGATGCGCGGCGAGGACGAGCGCGACTTTTCCATGACCCAGACGGTGCTGACCGACCCGGTCCTCACGCAAAAGGTGCTACGCCTGGCCAACAGCCCGATGTACTCGGCGTTCGGGCAGCGCATCACCACGGTCTCCAAGGCCGTGCTGGTGCTCGGCACCGAAGCCATCGGCCACCTCGCGCTCGGCCTGAAGCTGATCGAGGAGCTGGCCAAGTCGAGCCCGGATTCGCTGCAGGCCCAGGTCGAGATGGAAAAGGCGGTGCTGGCCGGGATGGTCGCGCAGCAGGTCGCGGCCAGCGCCGCCAGCCGCGATCCTGAAGAAGCCGTGGTGTGCTCGATCCTGCATTCGCTCGGACGGATGATGGTCACCTTCTACCTGCCCGAGCATTGGGAGCGCATCGTCCAGTCCGGAGCCGGCGAGAGCGCGGTGCACGCCGAACTCGGCCTGACGCTCGAGCAGATCGGGCGCGCCACCGCCGAGCACTGGGGCCTGCCGCGCAACCTGGTCGCCGGCATGCGCCGCGTGCAGCCGGGCGAGCGTTGCGAGGGCTTCGGCCACGACGACTGGCTGGCCGCGCTGGGCACCATGTCCTCGCAATGCGCCGACTCGCTGTGGAACGGCGACGAGGCCGGCGTGGAGCAGATCAAGGCGATCGCGGCCGGGTTCGCGCCGCTGATCGGCATCACGCCCGACAGTATCGTCAGCGCGGTCGACAAGGCCAAGGAAGAAGCGATCGCCGACCTGTCGATCGCGCCGCTGGCCAACCCGCCGGAAAAGCGCGCGCGCGCCGCCGCCGCCACGCGCATGCGCGAGGCCGGCAACCGCGTGCTGCTCGAGGGCGTGGCCGAGATGCGCGAAGCGGTCGCCGGCGCGACGCCGGGCCAGATGATGTCGATGGCGATCGAGACGGCGTATCACGGCCTGTCGTTCACGCGCGCCTTCGGCTTCCTGCGCAATCGCCGCGACGGCAGGTACGGCGCGCGCATCGGCCTGGGCGACGGCGCCAAGGCCATGCTGCCCGAACTGGTGTTCGACGACGCCTACGAAGCGAACGTGTTCTTCGCCGCGCTCGGCAGCGACCGCGTGATCTTCATCGAGAACGCGCAAGACCCGAAGTTCGCCAGCAAGCTCCCCGACTGGTGGAAGGGTGCGCTGCAGGATGCGCGCTGCTTCGTGGTCATCCCGCTGTGCACCAACGGCGAGCCGGTCGGCTTCATCTACGGCGACTGGGACGACCGCTTCCCCTCGGTCTACCTGAGCCAGACCGAGTTCGGCTTGCTCAACGACCTGCGCGCGCTGGTGGTGCGCACGGTCGAGCGGCGCCAGCAGGTCGAGCTGGCGGCGGGCCGGGCCTGA
- a CDS encoding putative bifunctional diguanylate cyclase/phosphodiesterase yields the protein MRPSSTAAANEDQRHALQAAGLDEVMDAVGDVAFRLDPSGLILHASQRTRRFAGERALGAGSALVALAPEVDQAALRAAIVDACARKESVLVELRLRGGASHSTDDSGGDLDACTWFELRVTPIAGGHQLLAVGRDMSGQRATEQRLRHMATHDALTELPNRLLLSDRIRMVIASARRSGQGFSIASIGLDGFKKVNDGLGHPVGDAVLRLAAARLRGTLRDSDTLARVGGDEFVAVLPATATPEQVKLVSGRMMAALQSPFEVDKHTVYLGASIGVSAYPEHAEDEVRLLALADAAMGRAKESGGGRSVVYSPRDNGPPQHDISLEAAMFQAVREGEFLLYYQPIVCASTRQIEGFETLMRWKHPTLGMVPPVRFIPIAETNGLINLLGAWALKAALVQLRQFEEAAKRALYISVNISPRQFRNDRFLTVLDDALAFSGVPGEKLVLEITEGTLMVDPLHAEAILGKMAERRARIAIDDFGTGYSSLAYLKRFPISVLKIDRAFIKDLPASSKDAAICNAVLDLAKHLDLSVVAEGVETEDQLNYVESRGCDYVQGYLTGKPMSAQVAIAALTENLHQAMLPDELRAGQP from the coding sequence ATGCGCCCCAGTTCAACCGCAGCAGCGAACGAGGACCAGCGCCATGCGCTCCAGGCGGCCGGCCTGGACGAGGTCATGGATGCGGTGGGCGACGTCGCCTTCCGTCTCGACCCGAGCGGGCTGATTCTCCATGCCAGCCAGCGCACGCGCCGCTTCGCCGGCGAGCGCGCGCTGGGCGCCGGCAGTGCCCTGGTCGCGCTCGCACCCGAGGTCGACCAGGCCGCGCTGCGCGCCGCCATCGTCGATGCCTGCGCACGCAAGGAAAGCGTGCTGGTCGAGCTGCGCCTGCGCGGCGGCGCTTCCCATTCCACCGACGACTCCGGCGGCGACCTCGACGCCTGCACCTGGTTCGAGCTGCGCGTGACGCCGATCGCCGGCGGCCACCAGCTGCTGGCGGTCGGACGCGACATGTCGGGCCAGCGCGCCACCGAACAGCGCCTGCGCCACATGGCGACCCACGATGCCCTCACCGAACTGCCGAACCGGCTGCTGCTGTCGGACCGGATCCGCATGGTGATCGCCAGCGCGCGCCGCTCGGGCCAGGGCTTTTCGATCGCCAGCATCGGGCTGGACGGCTTCAAGAAGGTCAACGACGGCCTCGGCCACCCGGTCGGCGACGCCGTGCTGCGCCTTGCGGCGGCGCGCCTGCGCGGCACGCTGCGCGACAGCGACACCCTGGCGCGCGTCGGCGGCGACGAATTCGTGGCGGTCCTGCCCGCCACCGCTACCCCGGAGCAGGTCAAGCTGGTCAGCGGGCGCATGATGGCCGCGCTGCAGTCACCCTTCGAGGTCGACAAGCACACCGTGTACCTGGGCGCCTCGATCGGCGTGTCGGCCTATCCGGAACACGCCGAAGACGAGGTGCGCCTGCTGGCGCTGGCCGACGCCGCCATGGGCCGGGCCAAGGAATCGGGCGGCGGGCGCAGCGTCGTCTATTCCCCTCGCGACAACGGGCCGCCGCAGCACGACATCTCGCTCGAAGCGGCGATGTTCCAGGCCGTGCGCGAAGGCGAATTCCTGCTGTATTACCAGCCGATCGTGTGCGCCAGCACGCGCCAGATCGAAGGCTTCGAGACGCTGATGCGCTGGAAGCACCCGACCCTGGGCATGGTGCCGCCGGTGCGCTTCATCCCGATCGCCGAGACCAACGGCCTGATCAACCTGCTCGGGGCCTGGGCGCTCAAGGCGGCTCTGGTGCAGCTGCGCCAGTTCGAGGAAGCGGCCAAGCGGGCGCTCTACATCTCGGTCAACATCAGCCCGCGCCAGTTCCGCAACGACCGTTTCCTGACCGTGCTGGACGACGCGCTGGCGTTTTCCGGGGTGCCGGGCGAAAAGCTGGTGCTCGAGATCACCGAGGGCACGCTGATGGTCGACCCGCTGCATGCCGAGGCCATCCTGGGCAAGATGGCCGAGCGCCGCGCACGCATCGCGATCGACGATTTCGGCACCGGCTACTCGTCGCTGGCCTACCTGAAACGCTTCCCGATCTCGGTGCTCAAGATCGACCGCGCCTTCATCAAGGACTTGCCGGCGTCGAGCAAGGACGCGGCGATCTGCAACGCCGTGCTCGACCTGGCCAAGCACCTCGACCTGTCGGTGGTGGCCGAAGGCGTCGAGACCGAAGACCAACTGAACTATGTGGAATCGCGCGGGTGCGACTACGTGCAGGGCTACCTGACCGGCAAGCCGATGTCGGCCCAGGTGGCCATCGCCGCGCTGACCGAGAACCTGCACCAGGCGATGCTGCCGGACGAACTACGCGCGGGCCAACCATGA